A region of the Cryptococcus deuterogattii R265 chromosome 1, complete sequence genome:
ACCAAGCATATCTTCAACCCAACGTTCGCACTTCTTACATCCCTACTGTATCTCCTACCACCCACAGCTACCACTTCAGCACCTTATACAGAACCTATCTACTCTCTTCTGACATTCTCAGGCGTCTATCTGTTGTCCGTCAAGCGACAAATGGCACTTGCTAGTCTTTGTTTCGCAGGAGCAACTACTGTCAGGTCCACAGGCATTTTCAGCTTATTCACACTTATGTGTTTCGCTGTTTATGGTGATGCACACATTTTTGATCTCGATCTCATTAATAAGGATTACTTCAAGGTGAGGAGTGCCTCTCCGAGTTTTTGCGATGAAATAATTTATTGGTTCTTATTTGTGCTTAGAGAGCATGGAAGCCTTGTTTGCCAGCACTACTCGTTGTCGCACCATTCCTCATGTTCCAATATTATTGTGAGACTGTATTCTGTACGCGGGAATCGAAGCTCGCAAACACTGCTCGCCCGTGGTGCAGTAACAGCCCACCAGTGTCTTATGGTTTCGTTCAAAAACTGTACTGGTAAGTGTATCCATTTTCACTGCTTTGGATAAGCCAGCTGAGGATAGGGAACTTATAGGAATGTTGGACCATTCGAATATTGGACGCTGGCTCAGCTCCCAAACATTGCACTGGCAATGCCaatcctttcttcctccctaCTCGGCGTTGTCAAGTTCTTCTCTCACATggtatcttcctctcagGTTCATAATCATGGCACTGACGAAAAGCCACCTCCACCTATACTATTCGGGCTCTATTctgttcatcttctcaccATGGCACTATTGCTATTCACCAGCCATACCCAGATAGCCCTACGGGTCTGCCTAGGCGATCCCGTGGTTTGGTGGAATGCGGTCAAATTAGGGTTTGACAATGTTGAAATGCACGAGGCTCGCAAGGGGCAAGTCAAGATAAATAAGTTTGGAAGATATTGGGTAGGCTGGACGGTGGTCTGGGGCGCAATAGCTGCCATATTATGGGCAGGACACTACCCACCTGCATAGAAATGTACCAGGTAAGACAGCGAGAGAACCGTATGTTGCAAGTCACAACGCTGATACGCAACGCAAGTATAGAGATGCATGTCGTGCCATTATGAGATTCTTCGAATGTAACGCAAACTCTCATTGGATAATGAACGCtcaaaaggaaagggcagAAAGTATACAATGATCGTGTTTTGAAGTGCTGATCATAGGAGATAGAAGCTAAGTATACATATCAATATCGATTTGTGACACTTGACAAAATTTCCCCCCTCgcctctcttttttttaacTCTCGTGTTCACTTATCCGTTTCTTCCAATCGAGCAACTTCTTTTTGCCAGTGCAGGACACTATCAAcagctcttctccttttctcccgtcgatgttcctcttctttgcctcctGCACTCAGCACGACACTTGCGATCTTCTGATGACCGACTGCCCCCAGTCTAGTAATACTTGTTGTTTTTCTTGCTCTCGTTTGCATCTTTCCTTTAatgcctcctccacccataTCAAGATGCGACGGCGGCTTGTCGTCCTTtgtgatgatggatgaagattcCGGAGATGGCGACAAAGTCATGCGGCGAACTTCATCACGAGCGTTTTCGAGGCAAGCTTGGGCGTAGGCAAGCGTTCCAGGTGTCAGACCCAGGATTTTCTCGGCCTTATCGGCGAGCTTGGATATTTCATTCTCGAGAGAGCCCTGAGTTGATATGTGAACGGGGGAGGGGGGTGGATGGGATGGTATTACagggcgagaagaggtttTTACCGATGACGGTGAGTCTGGAAAGTAAAATGAAAAGCTCAGCGGGGTTCACTATGGGGGAAATGACGAGCACTCACCTGAAAGTTCGGCCATATCATCGCATCCATATTTACTCTCTAGTTGCCTAGCCTCTTCGACTCTGAATTGATTCCTGACCGGGGGAGATTGGATAGCAAATCGATCGACAGTTTTGGTCAACAGCTGGCCAGCAGTGATTTCAATCATGATAGACTGTAATGCGGGTTATGTAGGTTAAACAATTGTAACGTGAATGAAACAGCCCATAGAGGAGATAAAGCTGGGTGAAAACTTGCTGTACCGTCTTTAGATATGCGTCTACGAATGGTACATTGGCGAAGGAtcgagatggaaagatCGACGGCGATCAGAAGGGTTGTTCACTTTCATTGAACCTAAAATGGTGTATATGAGTGGGAGACCATGTTTACAAAAGAACTTAAGCTACTAATTTGGGGAATACAGGCAAGGATTTTGCAGGCTGAAAGGATGTCAAACAAGCAAAGGTGGTTTACTGGAGTGTATTTAGATGTTTCAATGGCAGGCTCTGTACAGCTTTTGGTTGTATCATGATGTTATTGGAAGGCTCTCGATCGTAAGAATGTATTATCGCAGTCATTACTCGCGGGCTACAGTCATAGTccatcaacaacagcaatcTCGCCTGTACGTGCCCCGGCACCCAGTGCAATGACGATAATATCAAAGTCTTTCGTTTATCCCTGTTCACCAACTTCCTATGGTGATTCGTCTTTCCTTGTCGTATGTTGTCAAACATTGCTGTTGATCGAGACGGTAATGGACTCCAGTTACGGGTCGGCAATTGTCGCTTAAGGCCAATGTTATGGTTTACTATTATCGGTTACCAGATTCGCAGCGATGAAACTGCGGATTCTTTTAACTTTGCAGATCCATCGTAGGGTAAGttatgcatgcatgatATGATAGGTTATGTTACATATTGGATTGTGTTTGGTGTTGTCAATGAACTATCATGGCTGAAATCTTGCTTGATCTGCAGCTGATTCCCTTTTACGATCTCTACAAACTTGTTGGAGATACCAGACAGGGCATTTGCAATGTCCAGGAAGTCACTCAAAGTACGTTTTGCAGTACTGCAAAACAGTAGTCAATCGTTTCCCCGTTGTCAAACTTCAGTTTGGATTTCTCGAACAACATTGGTAATCCAAGTAGGATTGGGGTAGACCTTGTGTGACATCAGCTCCAGCCAATTTAGCCGAGACGATGTAGACTTACTCGGGCGAGTACTTTACCCTTGACCATGGCTATAGGCACCGGCCCGTACTTTCTGGAGTCGGTAGAGTTGCTAAGGTTATCGCCAACCAGCCAAACATGGCCTTTGGGTACTTTGACCCACTGCCCTTCGCCACTTCGTTTGGGTAATAAAACATTGTCCATTGCTGCTTGAGCATCTGGTATATCCACCATGTACCCATTTCCCCCAGCGTCAATCCATTTTCTTTGcccacctcttcttggtTCAATCTCTACCAAGTCACCCTCGACACCCAGGACGCGTTTGCAGACAGTTTGACCAGGGTGCATCGGAGAAGTAGCGACGACAACATCACCTCTTTTTGGCCCGGCAGACTTGTGCTTCTCAGAAAAAGGTGACCAGTAAGGAAGTGGTGATACAAGGACACAATCGCCATGCTGCGAGAGAGTAGGGAGCATGGAGAAGCCTGTGCAGATGCGGAGTTCTGCAAGAGTGGTGGAGACAAGGTGGAGAGCGGCGAGTATCTGGATTGTGCGGATCGTTGTTGGGAGGAGCGGGGGCGGTCTCAGGCGGGCAAAGGCTGCGCGGAAGGACATCGTGGGGGGATTACAGGAGAGTAGTATATTCTCATACGTATATAGTATTATGCTCGGAAATAAAtgaaaaataaataataaatgGTGTCATCGCCCCGTTTGCGGCGGCCATGTCCGACGTCCCttccagaagaagacagatGAATGAATGAGCTAGAAAGAAATGTGCATCATATATGACTCAGCCGATTTCTATCTccatttctcttttcttctttctttatATTCAATTCATACCCATACTCGCCATCCGCCATGGAAAATCGACAGCATCCACCACACCAACAACCCCTGCCGCCTGTATTCTCGATGACAATTGCCATGCCAGGACCTCCACCTTCGAGGCCTTCTCCACTACCAGACGGTTCAGACGCACAACAAGCAGCCGGTAGTGACCAACAACCAGCCCAGGAGAGCACTATCTACTGGACATTTCATATAGGTCCGGGTTCAGCACATGATAATCAACCTTCGAATGAGCATTCTGCCGCGCCTGGTCCCGATGGCCGCGGTGGCGAGCCTCGTGGTCTGGCCGAGGGGGGcggtgatggtgatgcCAGCAGCAATGCTCCTCCTTGGTTAttcccacccttcttccagttcTTCATGCCTCGTCGAGAACCTCAGCCGAATCCTGAAAAGGCCGCCGAACTCCTACGATCATTACCGACCGTCGGCAAGCGTCTGCTGCACAGAGTAAACAACGTCGTGGCTGCGCAAGACGTGGACAACtatgaggacgatgatgatagaGGCTGGAAATGTGGTATCTGTCTGGAAGGTATACCCAAGGAAAAGTTCGAAAAGAGTGAAGACATGGAGGCAGTAGGGGGCGAAAAAAcggaaggcaagaaggagggggacAAAGGGACAGGTGTGAAGGCGTTACCATGTAACCATCTATTTCACGGTGACT
Encoded here:
- a CDS encoding signal peptidase I, with protein sequence MSFRAAFARLRPPPLLPTTIRTIQILAALHLVSTTLAELRICTGFSMLPTLSQHGDCVLVSPLPYWSPFSEKHKSAGPKRGDVVVATSPMHPGQTVCKRVLGVEGDLVEIEPRRGGQRKWIDAGGNGYMVDIPDAQAAMDNVLLPKRSGEGQWVKVPKGHVWLVGDNLSNSTDSRKYGPVPIAMVKGKVLARVYPNPTWITNVVREIQTEV
- a CDS encoding GPI mannosyltransferase 2 gives rise to the protein MVKLSPLALIFIAACFSRILHLTVLSGLSKALPLFDTSPSLLLPSPPPSLRWDAIHFSSIAYNGYKYEQQVAFQPGWLAVMRLAGEGVRFIRAAPVVELRDVILGGTIMANFAFVAATLVLYKLTKHIFNPTFALLTSLLYLLPPTATTSAPYTEPIYSLLTFSGVYLLSVKRQMALASLCFAGATTVRSTGIFSLFTLMCFAVYGDAHIFDLDLINKDYFKRAWKPCLPALLVVAPFLMFQYYCETVFCTRESKLANTARPWCSNSPPVSYGFVQKLYWNVGPFEYWTLAQLPNIALAMPILSSSLLGVVKFFSHMVSSSQVHNHGTDEKPPPPILFGLYSVHLLTMALLLFTSHTQIALRVCLGDPVVWWNAVKLGFDNVEMHEARKGQVKINKFGRYWVGWTVVWGAIAAILWAGHYPPA